A section of the Malus sylvestris chromosome 17, drMalSylv7.2, whole genome shotgun sequence genome encodes:
- the LOC126610487 gene encoding uncharacterized protein LOC126610487: MAAELSGSQNPGIHAESSRSENSKEIPHEYQAFIAAVRRGDWDEAKGLLTLHPNAITAKDSWGTALHSATAFGHEQIVEELVRMMTEEQLEIKDNDGWTALACAARENIKMVECMVTKNKKLLGIVAESRHVTPIVIAAWCEQWDIVRFLYSLTPPQDLMLDEGICGSNLVAYCLGAKQFDIAWELLQRYPQFTCTRGTMSPIIAFASLSSAFPSETLLKFWQKWIYNRIRIELGHSVNDFRINVQNQENEQGNQMNNTVLGLLQGLPSRLLEFLGINRIRELKLIHVRSCQILNYMCDVIKHVTTEEIRDSGVYPALLEAVQNGIVEVVTSLCKARPELLSVVNGGGKILLQYAVECRQEKVYSLIYGVRQRNRITNSVDFSFNNMLHCAGMLSPLASKKLDRIAGAALQMQRERQWYKEVESIHIQLLGSSKNKDGMTPPELFTKTHKKLHEEGQKWMKETASSYTVVSALIITIMFAAAFTVPGGNNQETGFPIFLNQKLFMVFIVSDAISLFSSATSMLMFLGILTSRYAEDDFLKSLPTKMIIGLSTLFISIATMMVAFSSTLFIMLWDKPWITYPIIFLAGVPVILFVWMQIPLLVDIVVSTYGGGIFDRKVKHWI, from the exons ATGGCAGCAGAGTTGAGCGGATCACAAAACCCAGGTATCCATGCAGAGTCGAGTAGATCAGAAAACTCAA AGGAGATCCCGCATGAGTATCAAGCTTTTATCGCTGCTGTAAGGAGGGGTGATTGGGATGAAGCGAAGGGGTTACTTACCCTACACCCCAATGCAATAACAGCAAAGGATTCATGGGGGACAGCTCTTCACAGCGCAACAGCATTCGGGCATGAGCAAATTGTGGAAGAGCTGGTGCGGATGATGACGGAGGAACAATTGGAGATAAAAGATAATGATGGTTGGACGGCTCTTGCTTGTGCTGCAAGAGAAAACATCAAGATGGTTGAATGCATGGTTACGAAGAACAAGAAACTACTCGGTATTGTCGCAGAGTCCCGCCACGTGACTCCGATTGTCATCGCTGCTTGGTGTGAGCAATGGGATATAGTTCGGTTCCTCTACTCTCTCACTCCACCCCAAGATCTAATGCTAGATGAAGGCATTTGCGGCTCTAACCTTGTTGCATATTGTCTTGGTGCCAAACAATTTG aTATTGCATGGGAGTTACTTCAGCGTTACCCACAATTTACATGTACTCGAGGCACCATGTCCCCTATAATTGCATTTGCTTCTTTGTCCTCTGCATTTCCAAGTGAGACGTTGCTCAAATTCTGGCAAAAGTGGATCTACAATC GTATACGCATAGAGCTTGGTCATTCCGTCAATGATTTCCGTATAAATGTTCAAAATCAAGAAAATGAACAGGgtaatcaaatgaataacaCAG TCTTGGGTTTACTACAAGGACTTCCATCGAGGcttttagagtttttgg GAATCAACCGCATTCGTGAGCTGAAATTGATCCATGTTCGGtcatgtcaaattttgaacTACATGTGTGACGTGATAAAACATGTAACTACTGAAGAAATTAGGGATAGCGGTGTATATCCTGCACTATTAGAAGCTGTTCAAAATGGGATTGTTGAGGTCGTTACTTCTTTATGTAAAGCCAGACCAGAACTGTTATCGGTAGTGAATGGAGGCGGAAAGATCCTATTGCAGTATGCTGTGGAATGCCGTCAAGAAAAAGTTTATAGCCTTATATACGGGGTTCGTCAAAGAAATCGCATTACGAATTCGGTAGATTTTTCCTTTAACAACATGCTACATTGTGCGGGGATGTTATCTCCATTGGCAAGCAAAAAGCTTGATCGTATTGCAGGTGCAGCCTTGCAAATGCAGAGAGAAAGGCAATGGTACAAG GAGGTAGAGAGTATTCATATCCAACTCTTGGGATCAAGTAAAAATAAAGATGGTATGACACCCCCTGAATTATTTACCAAAACCCACAAGAAATTGCATGAGGAAGGACAAAAGTGGATGAAAGAAACAGCAAGTTCTTATACAGTTGTTAGTGCCCTCATTATTACAATCATGTTTGCTGCAGCATTCACAGTTCCTGGTGGAAACAACCAAGAAACAGGGTTTCCCATATTCTTAAACCAAAAACTATTTATGGTTTTTATAGTTTCAGATGCAATTTCGCTCTTTTCTTCCGCAACTTCAATGTTGATGTTTCTGGGCATCCTTACATCACGTTATGCTGAAGACGATTTCCTTAAATCCTTACCCACAAAGATGATAATAGGCCTTTCCACACTCTTCATCTCCATTGCGACCATGATGGTTGCCTTTTCTTCTACCCTATTCATCATGCTTTGGGACAAACCATGGATTACTTATCCAATCATTTTCCTTGCTGGTGTTCCCGtcattttatttgtttggaTGCAAATTCCCCTTCTCGTTGATATTGTCGTGTCTACTTATGGTGGAGGAATATTCGATAGGAAAGTCAAACACTGGATATAA